One genomic segment of Vulgatibacter sp. includes these proteins:
- a CDS encoding ATP-binding protein codes for MDHAAHGAGGAPVAAAGGLSELFETIFANQTFMPHGHCYFWTPSLLWLHFSTDLLIGLAYVSISITLWWLVKRINLPFHSMFLAFGLFIAACGFTHFMAVWTIWVPNYWLSGFVKAVTAIASVATGMLLFPLMPRIESLVRSAELAEARRLELLEKNKKLEELYRHVQEADAARARFFANVSHELRTPLALILGPAERMHETASDERDRRDLEVIERNARTLLKHVNELLDVARLEAGKLAASFARIDLAQLVRIASAHFDGLAADRKIRLLREIPEGLEAEVDADKIERVVLNLLSNAFKIVPVGGTVRVRLTAEGGRAMVEVADSGPGVPVEKRQAIFQRFATGESAATRQYGGIGLGLAIAEEFVRLHGGSIEVGDAPEGGALFRFEVPLRASSDVAVAEAAEALAAPEVPVELLVPTSAAEAAEQQAVGEGEALVLVVEDNPDLRRFVCETLKERYGVVVAADGAEGLEKALALRPDLVVSDVMMPRMGGDELLRQARQHRELDGTPFLLLTAKADEELRARMLREGAQDYLTKPFAVEELRARVGNLVAMKRTRDRLQQELASQLVDLEALAAEVGLRRRQLEEALEQAREARDRAEVADQAKSTFLGLCSHELRTPLTSIDFYLEALRRRGLDERQATVVEKIESSSRRLHGLIESLLEYVRVETERLVVVAEPIDLRALAADVLAGLEPEARARSLELRLESGALPTFHGDERIVRRILANLADNALRYTERGLVEVRLSREAELQRIEVRDTGPGIAPELLGRIFDPFVQLEPIEHKHEPGFGLGLSLVRRLVDALGGTIEVESVVGEGSRFVVLLPDASKR; via the coding sequence ATGGATCACGCAGCCCACGGTGCCGGTGGGGCACCCGTCGCAGCAGCGGGCGGATTGTCCGAGCTCTTCGAGACGATCTTCGCCAACCAGACCTTCATGCCCCACGGGCATTGCTATTTCTGGACGCCCTCGCTGCTGTGGCTCCACTTCTCCACCGACCTGCTGATCGGGCTGGCCTACGTCTCGATCTCGATCACGCTGTGGTGGCTGGTGAAGCGGATCAACCTGCCCTTCCACTCGATGTTCCTCGCCTTCGGGCTCTTCATCGCGGCGTGCGGCTTCACCCACTTCATGGCGGTGTGGACGATCTGGGTGCCGAACTACTGGCTCTCCGGCTTCGTCAAGGCGGTGACCGCCATCGCCTCGGTGGCGACGGGCATGCTGCTCTTTCCGCTGATGCCGCGGATCGAGTCGCTGGTGCGTTCCGCGGAGCTGGCGGAAGCCCGCAGGCTGGAGCTGCTCGAGAAGAACAAGAAGCTCGAGGAGCTCTACCGCCACGTGCAGGAGGCGGACGCTGCGCGGGCGCGCTTCTTCGCCAACGTGAGCCACGAGCTGCGCACGCCGCTGGCGCTCATCCTCGGGCCCGCCGAGCGGATGCACGAGACTGCCAGCGACGAGCGGGACCGCCGGGATCTCGAGGTGATCGAGCGCAACGCGAGGACGCTGCTCAAGCACGTGAACGAGCTCCTCGACGTGGCGCGCCTCGAGGCGGGCAAGCTCGCCGCCTCGTTCGCGCGCATCGACCTCGCGCAGCTCGTCCGGATCGCCTCGGCGCATTTCGACGGCCTCGCCGCCGACCGGAAGATCCGGCTGCTGCGCGAGATCCCCGAGGGGCTCGAAGCCGAGGTCGACGCCGACAAGATCGAGCGCGTGGTCCTCAACCTGCTCTCCAACGCGTTCAAAATCGTTCCGGTTGGAGGCACGGTGCGCGTGCGTCTCACCGCGGAGGGCGGTCGCGCCATGGTCGAGGTCGCCGACAGCGGCCCCGGCGTGCCGGTGGAGAAGCGGCAGGCGATCTTCCAGCGCTTCGCCACCGGCGAGAGCGCCGCGACGCGGCAGTACGGGGGCATCGGTCTCGGGCTCGCCATCGCCGAGGAATTCGTGCGGCTCCACGGGGGCAGCATCGAGGTGGGCGACGCGCCCGAGGGCGGCGCGCTCTTCCGCTTCGAGGTGCCGCTGCGGGCCTCGTCGGACGTGGCGGTAGCCGAGGCGGCGGAGGCGCTCGCGGCGCCGGAGGTGCCGGTGGAGCTGCTCGTACCGACGAGCGCCGCCGAGGCGGCGGAGCAGCAGGCGGTCGGGGAGGGCGAGGCGCTCGTCCTCGTCGTGGAGGACAACCCCGACCTGCGCCGCTTCGTCTGCGAGACGCTCAAGGAGCGCTACGGGGTCGTCGTCGCCGCCGACGGCGCCGAGGGGCTCGAGAAGGCGCTCGCGCTTCGGCCCGATCTGGTGGTGAGCGACGTGATGATGCCGCGCATGGGCGGCGACGAGCTGCTCCGGCAGGCGCGGCAGCACCGGGAGCTCGACGGCACCCCCTTCCTTCTGCTCACCGCGAAGGCGGACGAGGAGCTGCGGGCGCGCATGCTTCGCGAAGGGGCCCAGGACTACCTGACCAAGCCCTTCGCCGTGGAGGAGCTCCGCGCCCGGGTGGGCAACCTGGTCGCGATGAAGCGCACCCGCGACAGGCTGCAGCAGGAGCTGGCGAGCCAGCTCGTCGATCTCGAGGCCCTGGCGGCAGAGGTGGGTTTGCGGCGGCGCCAGCTGGAGGAGGCACTCGAGCAGGCCCGCGAGGCGCGGGACCGGGCGGAGGTCGCCGATCAGGCGAAGAGCACCTTCCTCGGCCTCTGCTCCCACGAGCTGCGCACGCCGCTGACCAGCATCGATTTCTACCTGGAGGCGCTGCGGCGGAGGGGGCTCGACGAGCGGCAGGCGACGGTGGTGGAGAAGATCGAGAGCTCCTCGCGCAGGCTCCACGGGCTGATCGAATCGCTGCTCGAATACGTGCGGGTCGAGACCGAGCGCCTCGTGGTGGTCGCCGAGCCGATCGATCTCCGGGCGCTGGCAGCGGACGTACTCGCCGGGCTCGAGCCCGAGGCGCGGGCCCGCTCGCTCGAGCTCCGGCTCGAGAGCGGCGCGCTGCCCACCTTCCACGGCGACGAGCGGATCGTCCGGCGCATCCTCGCCAACCTGGCGGACAACGCCCTGCGCTACACCGAGCGCGGCCTGGTGGAGGTGCGGCTCTCCCGCGAGGCGGAGCTGCAGCGGATCGAGGTGCGCGACACCGGGCCGGGGATCGCCCCCGAGCTGCTCGGGCGGATCTTCGATCCCTTCGTGCAGCTCGAGCCGATCGAGCACAAACACGAGCCGGGCTTCGGCCTCGGGCTCTCGCTGGTGCGGCGGCTGGTCGACGCGCTGGGCGGCACCATCGAGGTGGAGTCGGTGGTCGGCGAGGGGAGCCGCTTCGTGGTGCTGCTGCCCGATGCTTCGAAGCGCTAG
- a CDS encoding response regulator transcription factor, protein MKLLIIDDDRAILESLELVLELDHEVTTAASAVEGLRVAEAGSFDAILLDLMMPGIDGLEVKRRLDAGGVKTPVLILSARNNVEEAAKSAGAAGFLVKPFRVEALEKLLAQLPTAA, encoded by the coding sequence ATGAAACTGCTGATCATCGACGACGACCGGGCGATCCTCGAGAGCCTCGAGCTGGTGCTGGAGCTCGACCACGAGGTGACCACCGCCGCATCCGCGGTAGAGGGGCTCCGCGTGGCGGAGGCCGGCAGCTTCGACGCGATCCTGCTCGATCTGATGATGCCGGGGATCGACGGCCTCGAGGTGAAGCGCCGCCTCGACGCAGGCGGCGTGAAGACGCCCGTCCTCATCCTCTCCGCCCGGAACAATGTCGAGGAGGCGGCGAAGTCCGCAGGGGCCGCGGGCTTCCTGGTGAAGCCCTTCCGCGTCGAGGCGCTGGAGAAGCTGCTGGCGCAGCTCCCCACCGCCGCCTAG
- a CDS encoding bifunctional riboflavin kinase/FAD synthetase, whose product MEIYRSIAEAHGNLPNSAVAIGNFDGVHLGHRRLLDTAKALARAAGSKAALLTFEPHPASVLSPHFAPARIASVPRKLQLLEEAGLDAVVLQPFDKAYAGSTAEDFVGRDLVQGLQAADVVVGHDFTFGKGRSGNVAMLAALAGEAARVHTVPAVTVDGLVVSSSKIREFVLEGRVSQAWRLLGRPFLLDGTVVPGRGRGRTIGIPTANVAPDTELQPASGVYAVVAAVEGLPGVIGGAANVGVKPTFGTEERTVEVHLFDVSADIYGRRVAVGFLERLRGEHRFAGPAELVAQIHKDIEAARSIVERQGALRFGPVPAP is encoded by the coding sequence ATGGAGATCTACCGCTCGATCGCAGAGGCCCACGGCAACCTGCCGAACAGCGCCGTGGCGATCGGCAATTTCGACGGCGTCCACCTCGGCCACCGGCGTCTGCTCGACACCGCGAAGGCGCTCGCCCGCGCCGCGGGGAGCAAGGCGGCGCTGCTCACCTTCGAGCCCCATCCGGCGTCGGTGCTCTCGCCGCACTTCGCGCCGGCACGGATCGCCTCGGTGCCCCGCAAGCTCCAGCTCCTCGAGGAGGCCGGCCTCGACGCGGTGGTCCTCCAGCCCTTCGACAAGGCCTACGCCGGCAGCACCGCCGAGGATTTCGTCGGCAGGGATCTGGTGCAGGGGCTCCAGGCCGCCGACGTGGTGGTCGGCCACGACTTCACCTTCGGCAAGGGGCGGTCGGGCAACGTGGCCATGCTCGCGGCGCTCGCCGGCGAGGCGGCCCGGGTCCACACCGTGCCGGCGGTGACGGTCGACGGCCTGGTGGTCTCGTCGTCGAAGATCCGAGAATTCGTCCTCGAGGGGCGGGTGAGCCAGGCCTGGCGGCTGCTCGGGCGGCCCTTCCTCCTCGACGGCACGGTGGTGCCGGGGCGGGGCAGGGGCCGGACCATCGGCATCCCCACCGCCAACGTGGCCCCCGATACCGAGCTCCAGCCTGCGAGCGGCGTCTACGCGGTGGTGGCTGCGGTGGAGGGGCTGCCCGGGGTGATCGGCGGCGCCGCCAACGTCGGCGTGAAGCCGACCTTCGGCACCGAGGAGCGGACCGTGGAGGTCCATCTCTTCGACGTGAGCGCCGACATCTACGGCAGGCGGGTCGCCGTGGGCTTCCTCGAGCGGCTGCGCGGCGAGCACCGCTTCGCCGGGCCCGCGGAGCTGGTGGCGCAGATCCACAAGGACATCGAGGCCGCCCGCTCCATCGTGGAGCGGCAGGGGGCGCTTCGATTCGGCCCGGTGCCGGCGCCCTGA
- the pilB gene encoding type IV-A pilus assembly ATPase PilB, with amino-acid sequence MSGRLGELLVRENLISLQQLQKAQDEARKSGQRIGSALIKSGVIEETKLTEFLSRQYGVPAINLKDFEIEDEVLRLVPREVCEKYQLIPVNRAGASLIVAMADPSNIFAVDDLKFLTSYNIEAVVASEVAIREAIEKCYGQPMPSYEDVLGDFDESEISVEYGHDDDIVDLEKAADEAPVVRLVNLILLDAIKKGASDIHVEPYEKSFRVRYRVDGVLYEVMKPPMKLKNAIISRLKIMSELDIAERRLPQDGRIKLKLGKGKEMDFRVSVCPTLFGEKVVLRLLDKSNLQLDMTKLGFEEQQLQWFNEAIARPYGMCLVTGPTGSGKTTTLYSALGKLNETSDNISTAEDPVEFNFFGINQVQMHEEIGLNFAAALRSFLRQDPDIIMVGEIRDFETAEIAVKAALTGHLVLSTLHTNDAPGTVSRLLNMGIEPFLVTSSVNVIVAQRLARRLCQNCKKPAEIGDQALLDIGVPAEEIGSFTVYEPGGCDTCNGRGYKGRVALYEVMPFWDGLKELVINGASTAELKQEAIRLGMLTLRMAGINKLKSGMTSIEEVVGNTAPDRF; translated from the coding sequence ATGTCGGGACGGTTGGGTGAGCTGCTCGTTCGCGAGAATCTGATCTCGCTGCAGCAGCTGCAGAAGGCGCAGGACGAGGCACGCAAGTCGGGACAGCGCATCGGTTCGGCGCTGATCAAGAGCGGGGTCATCGAGGAGACCAAGCTCACCGAGTTCCTCAGCCGCCAGTACGGCGTGCCGGCGATCAATCTCAAGGATTTCGAGATCGAGGACGAGGTCCTCCGGCTCGTTCCGCGCGAAGTCTGCGAGAAATACCAGCTCATCCCCGTCAACCGCGCCGGCGCCTCGCTCATCGTGGCGATGGCCGATCCGTCGAACATCTTCGCGGTCGACGACCTCAAATTCCTCACCAGCTACAACATCGAGGCGGTGGTCGCTTCCGAGGTCGCCATCCGTGAGGCGATCGAGAAGTGCTACGGCCAGCCGATGCCGTCCTACGAGGACGTGCTCGGGGATTTCGACGAGAGCGAGATCTCGGTCGAGTACGGGCACGACGACGACATCGTCGACCTGGAGAAGGCCGCCGACGAAGCGCCGGTGGTGCGCCTCGTCAACCTGATCCTCCTCGACGCGATCAAGAAGGGCGCCTCCGATATCCACGTCGAGCCCTACGAGAAGAGCTTCCGGGTCCGGTACCGCGTCGACGGCGTGCTCTACGAGGTGATGAAGCCGCCGATGAAGCTCAAGAACGCGATCATCTCGCGTCTCAAGATCATGTCGGAGCTCGACATCGCCGAGCGGCGCCTGCCGCAGGACGGCCGCATCAAGCTGAAGCTGGGCAAGGGCAAGGAGATGGACTTCCGTGTCTCCGTCTGCCCCACGCTCTTCGGCGAGAAGGTCGTGCTCCGTCTGCTCGACAAGTCGAACCTGCAGCTCGACATGACCAAGCTCGGCTTCGAGGAGCAGCAGCTGCAGTGGTTCAACGAGGCGATCGCCAGGCCCTACGGCATGTGCCTCGTCACCGGCCCCACCGGTTCGGGTAAGACCACCACGCTCTACTCGGCCCTCGGCAAGCTCAACGAGACCTCCGACAACATCTCCACCGCGGAAGACCCGGTCGAATTCAACTTCTTCGGCATCAACCAGGTGCAGATGCACGAAGAGATCGGCCTCAACTTCGCCGCGGCGTTGCGCTCCTTCCTCCGCCAGGATCCCGACATCATCATGGTCGGTGAGATTCGAGACTTCGAGACGGCGGAGATCGCGGTCAAGGCGGCGCTCACCGGCCACCTCGTGCTCTCGACCCTCCACACCAACGACGCCCCGGGGACGGTCTCCCGTCTGCTCAACATGGGCATCGAGCCCTTCCTCGTGACCTCGTCGGTCAACGTGATCGTCGCCCAGCGTCTGGCCCGCAGGCTCTGCCAGAACTGCAAGAAGCCGGCGGAGATCGGCGACCAGGCGCTGCTCGACATCGGCGTGCCGGCGGAGGAGATCGGGTCCTTCACCGTCTACGAGCCGGGCGGCTGCGATACCTGCAACGGCCGCGGCTACAAGGGCCGTGTCGCTCTGTACGAGGTGATGCCGTTCTGGGACGGGCTCAAGGAGCTCGTGATCAACGGCGCCTCCACCGCGGAGCTCAAGCAGGAGGCGATCCGCCTCGGCATGCTCACGCTGCGCATGGCCGGCATCAACAAGCTCAAGTCGGGCATGACGTCGATCGAAGAGGTCGTCGGCAACACCGCTCCCGACCGGTTCTGA
- a CDS encoding type IV pilus twitching motility protein PilT, producing the protein MANLHQLLKAMVEKGASDLHITTGSPPQLRIDGKLVPLKTTPLTPVETKQLCYSILTDAQKHRFEEENELDLSFGVKALSRFRANVFMQRGAVAGAFRTIPFKILSFAELGLPPVVSTFAEKPRGLVLITGPTGSGKSTTLASIIDKINTDRHDHIITIEDPIEYLHPHKNCLVNQREVGADTASFKKALKYILRQDPDVVLVGEMRDQETVEAALTIAETGHLAFATLHTNSCVQTINRILDIFPPFQQDQVRAQLSFTLEGVVTQNLLPRAGGPGRVLALEIMVPNPAIRNLIREDKLHQVYSQMQVGQNKFQMQTFNQSLAALVQKRLITMDEAMGRSSDQDELRNILSQAAMGARTGAVRTT; encoded by the coding sequence ATGGCCAATCTGCACCAGCTTCTGAAGGCGATGGTCGAGAAGGGCGCTTCCGACCTCCACATCACCACCGGCTCGCCGCCGCAGCTGCGCATCGACGGCAAGCTCGTGCCGCTGAAGACGACGCCGCTGACGCCGGTGGAGACCAAGCAGCTCTGCTACTCGATCCTCACCGATGCACAGAAGCATCGGTTCGAGGAGGAGAACGAGCTCGATCTCTCCTTCGGCGTGAAGGCGCTGTCGCGCTTCCGCGCCAACGTCTTCATGCAGCGCGGCGCGGTGGCGGGCGCGTTCCGGACGATCCCCTTCAAGATCCTCTCGTTCGCCGAGTTGGGGCTGCCGCCGGTGGTCTCGACCTTCGCCGAGAAGCCGCGCGGGCTCGTACTGATCACCGGGCCGACGGGCTCCGGGAAGTCGACCACGCTCGCGTCGATCATCGACAAGATCAACACCGACCGGCACGACCACATCATCACGATCGAGGATCCGATCGAGTACCTGCATCCGCACAAGAACTGCCTCGTGAACCAGCGCGAGGTGGGGGCGGATACGGCGTCGTTCAAGAAGGCGCTCAAGTACATCCTGCGCCAGGATCCCGACGTGGTGCTGGTCGGCGAGATGCGCGACCAGGAGACGGTGGAGGCGGCGCTGACCATTGCCGAGACCGGTCATCTCGCCTTCGCGACGCTGCACACCAACTCCTGTGTGCAGACCATCAACCGCATCCTCGACATCTTCCCGCCCTTCCAGCAGGACCAGGTGCGAGCGCAGCTATCGTTCACGCTCGAGGGTGTCGTGACCCAGAACCTGCTGCCCAGGGCCGGCGGGCCGGGCCGCGTGCTCGCGCTCGAGATCATGGTGCCCAACCCCGCGATCCGGAATCTGATCCGCGAGGACAAGCTGCACCAGGTCTACAGCCAGATGCAGGTGGGCCAGAACAAGTTCCAGATGCAGACCTTCAACCAGTCCCTGGCGGCGCTGGTGCAGAAGCGCCTCATCACCATGGACGAGGCGATGGGGCGGTCGTCCGACCAGGACGAGCTGCGGAACATCCTGAGCCAGGCGGCGATGGGTGCGCGGACCGGGGCGGTGCGGACCACCTGA
- a CDS encoding type II secretion system F family protein, whose translation MAGPAASTTTKQAPKKQAPKLPTYKWTAKTRTGEEKAGEMEAADVDAVNARLRQMGMQPVQVKKKPVEIHIKIPGIGGPTKKDLVIFTRQFSTMIDAGLPIVQALDILANQMDNLEFRAVLKDVKERVETGSTFADSLSHHPKVFDTLYVQLVRAGELGGILDTILNRLAVYIEKAEKLKSKVKGAMVYPSIVLIVAVGCVAILLLYVTPVFEKMFKDFGGTMPGPTQIVIDMSHFLQDTILYIVGGIVVFAVALARALRTEKGKEAFDRFILQVPVIGNVLRKVAVARFTRTLGTMLSSGVPILDSLEVTARTAGNFVVEKAVRYTRDRISEGKTIAVPLAETNVFPPMVVQMIGVGEATGAMDAMLNKIADFYDEEVDAAVAALTAMIEPFLMVFLGGIVGFFLIAMYMPIFTMAEGIK comes from the coding sequence ATGGCCGGTCCCGCAGCGTCGACGACGACCAAGCAGGCGCCCAAGAAGCAGGCGCCGAAGCTCCCGACCTACAAATGGACGGCCAAGACCCGCACCGGCGAGGAAAAGGCCGGCGAGATGGAGGCCGCGGACGTCGACGCGGTCAATGCACGGTTGCGCCAGATGGGCATGCAGCCGGTGCAGGTGAAGAAGAAGCCGGTCGAGATCCACATCAAGATCCCGGGGATCGGCGGGCCGACGAAGAAGGACCTCGTCATCTTCACCCGGCAGTTCTCGACGATGATCGATGCGGGTCTGCCGATCGTGCAGGCGCTCGATATCCTCGCGAACCAGATGGACAACCTGGAGTTCCGGGCGGTCCTGAAGGACGTGAAGGAGCGGGTCGAGACGGGGTCGACGTTTGCGGATTCGCTCAGCCATCACCCGAAGGTCTTCGACACACTGTATGTGCAGCTGGTTCGGGCGGGCGAGCTCGGCGGTATTCTCGATACGATCTTGAATCGGCTCGCGGTCTACATCGAGAAGGCCGAGAAGCTGAAGAGCAAGGTCAAGGGGGCGATGGTCTACCCGTCGATCGTCTTGATCGTCGCGGTTGGCTGCGTCGCCATCCTCCTGCTCTACGTCACGCCTGTCTTCGAGAAGATGTTCAAGGACTTCGGCGGCACGATGCCGGGGCCGACCCAGATCGTCATCGACATGTCGCACTTCCTACAGGACACCATCCTGTACATCGTCGGCGGCATCGTGGTCTTCGCGGTGGCTCTCGCGCGAGCGCTACGGACAGAAAAGGGGAAGGAAGCGTTCGACCGGTTCATTCTCCAGGTTCCGGTCATTGGCAACGTGCTGCGGAAGGTTGCGGTTGCTCGATTCACGCGCACCCTCGGCACCATGCTCTCTTCGGGCGTGCCCATTCTCGACTCGCTCGAAGTGACGGCTCGAACCGCGGGCAACTTCGTGGTCGAGAAGGCCGTACGCTACACCCGAGACCGTATCTCCGAAGGCAAGACCATCGCCGTGCCGCTGGCTGAAACCAACGTGTTTCCGCCGATGGTGGTGCAGATGATCGGCGTCGGCGAGGCGACTGGCGCGATGGACGCCATGCTCAACAAGATCGCCGACTTCTACGATGAAGAAGTCGATGCCGCTGTTGCAGCACTCACGGCGATGATCGAGCCCTTTTTGATGGTGTTCCTCGGCGGAATCGTCGGCTTCTTCCTCATCGCGATGTACATGCCGATCTTCACCATGGCTGAGGGCATCAAGTAG
- a CDS encoding two-component system sensor histidine kinase NtrB: MLDANAALPAVAGEATAEGGAHHLDGEQAELHRRLLWLAAFRVAAVTVLVGTTAVITFKGGEPLGGRSTISLSSLAVGTNLLQIGVVLLLRLKRRLRELALVQIVGDVAFAAALVYLTGGAESLFTFLYLLAVVNGGILLARQGAWFAASAAFFAHITLVLVMQFGWIAPAEGNVTALGWADLYQVIFTHGAAFGLTAVVASYVAGQLERAGARAEVAEESLSKLGALHDAIVRSISSGIVTTDEDHGVSFINRAGEDILGTRFETLRGEPLDRIFPVLGTALGRARDTLQRLECTWQRPDGSTRVLGFTINPLIDGEGRRLGTSAVFQDLTPFRDLEARAARSERLATVGELSAGLAHELRNPLASMSGSIEMLAASRTQGEEDQRLFDIVLREADRLNSLVTDFLAFARPAAPEARDLSLPELLGEVMHVFSADPRLARFRLESEIADAHARIDPAQIKQVLWNLLLNAAQASGTDGTLVLRCGPGQSAGTAFIAVQDAGCGIEPELLARIFDPFFTTKAQGTGLGLATVHRIVESHGGQIEVQSTPGVGTCFTLVLPAPAEES, translated from the coding sequence GTGCTCGACGCGAACGCCGCGCTTCCTGCGGTGGCAGGAGAAGCCACCGCAGAGGGCGGCGCCCATCATCTCGACGGGGAACAGGCCGAGCTGCATCGCCGCCTGCTCTGGCTGGCTGCGTTTCGTGTCGCGGCGGTGACGGTGCTCGTGGGCACCACCGCCGTCATCACCTTCAAGGGTGGCGAGCCGCTCGGCGGGCGCAGCACCATCTCGCTCTCCAGCCTCGCCGTCGGCACCAACCTCCTGCAGATCGGCGTCGTCCTGCTGCTTCGGCTCAAGCGGCGGCTGCGGGAGCTGGCGCTGGTGCAGATCGTTGGCGACGTCGCCTTCGCGGCCGCGCTCGTCTACCTCACCGGCGGCGCCGAGTCCCTCTTCACCTTCCTCTACCTGCTCGCCGTGGTGAACGGCGGCATCCTGCTCGCGCGGCAGGGGGCGTGGTTCGCCGCGAGCGCGGCCTTCTTCGCGCACATCACCCTGGTGCTGGTGATGCAGTTCGGCTGGATCGCTCCCGCCGAGGGAAACGTCACGGCGCTCGGCTGGGCCGACCTCTACCAGGTGATTTTCACCCACGGCGCCGCCTTTGGCCTCACCGCCGTCGTAGCGTCGTACGTCGCTGGCCAGCTCGAGCGGGCGGGGGCCCGGGCCGAGGTGGCAGAGGAGAGCCTGAGCAAGCTCGGGGCGCTGCACGACGCGATCGTTCGCTCGATCTCGTCGGGCATCGTGACCACCGACGAGGACCACGGGGTCAGCTTCATCAACCGGGCAGGCGAGGACATCCTCGGAACCCGCTTCGAGACCCTGCGCGGCGAGCCGCTCGACCGCATCTTTCCGGTGCTCGGGACGGCGCTGGGCCGCGCGCGAGATACGCTGCAGCGCCTCGAGTGCACCTGGCAGCGGCCCGACGGCTCCACCCGGGTACTGGGCTTCACCATCAACCCGCTGATCGACGGAGAGGGGCGACGCCTCGGTACCTCCGCCGTTTTCCAGGACCTGACCCCCTTTCGCGACCTCGAAGCGCGGGCTGCCCGATCGGAGCGACTGGCGACGGTGGGTGAGCTCTCCGCGGGTCTCGCCCACGAGCTGCGGAATCCGCTCGCCTCGATGTCCGGCTCGATCGAGATGCTCGCAGCGAGCAGGACCCAGGGCGAGGAGGACCAGCGCCTCTTCGACATCGTGCTGCGGGAAGCCGATCGCTTGAACAGCCTGGTCACCGACTTCCTGGCCTTCGCGCGCCCCGCAGCGCCCGAGGCCCGCGACCTCTCCCTGCCGGAGCTGCTCGGCGAGGTGATGCACGTCTTCTCCGCCGATCCGCGGCTGGCGCGCTTTCGCCTCGAGAGCGAGATCGCCGATGCCCACGCCCGCATCGATCCGGCGCAGATCAAGCAGGTCCTCTGGAACCTGCTCCTCAACGCGGCGCAGGCCTCCGGGACGGATGGCACCCTCGTGCTCCGCTGCGGGCCGGGGCAGAGCGCTGGCACGGCCTTCATCGCCGTGCAGGACGCCGGTTGCGGCATCGAGCCCGAGCTCCTCGCGCGCATCTTCGACCCCTTCTTCACCACCAAGGCGCAGGGCACCGGCCTGGGGCTCGCGACCGTGCACCGCATCGTCGAGTCCCACGGGGGGCAGATCGAGGTGCAAAGCACCCCGGGCGTCGGCACCTGCTTCACCCTGGTCCTGCCCGCGCCTGCGGAGGAGAGCTGA